The following are from one region of the Cetobacterium somerae ATCC BAA-474 genome:
- the galE gene encoding UDP-glucose 4-epimerase GalE, whose protein sequence is MAILVCGGAGYIGSHAVKALLEAKREVIVLDNMQTGHVEAIPENIKLALGDLRDVEFLKKVFKENKIEGVIHFAADSLVGESMTNPAKYFENNVVGSMNLLNTMKEYNVKNIVFSSTAATYGEPKNIPILETDETLPTNPYGESKLMVEKLLKWYDYAYGIKYTALRYFNVAGAYPTGEIGEDHSPETHLIPIILQVALGKREKIGIYGDDYPTEDGTCIRDYVHVMDLVDAHILALDRLKNGGESTVYNLGNGEGFSVKQVIDVARKVTKHPIPAEVSPRRAGDPAKLVASSEKAMKELKWKPKYASLDSIIETAWKWHKENPEGYND, encoded by the coding sequence ATGGCAATATTAGTTTGTGGTGGAGCTGGATACATTGGAAGTCATGCAGTAAAGGCTTTATTAGAAGCAAAAAGAGAGGTAATTGTTTTAGATAATATGCAAACAGGGCATGTGGAAGCTATTCCAGAGAATATAAAATTAGCTTTAGGAGACTTAAGAGATGTAGAGTTTTTAAAAAAAGTTTTTAAAGAGAATAAAATAGAGGGAGTTATACACTTTGCAGCTGACTCTTTAGTAGGAGAAAGTATGACAAATCCGGCTAAATATTTCGAAAATAATGTAGTTGGGTCAATGAACTTATTAAATACAATGAAAGAATACAATGTGAAGAATATTGTATTTTCATCGACAGCAGCAACATATGGTGAACCTAAAAATATACCAATTTTAGAAACAGATGAAACTTTGCCAACAAATCCTTATGGTGAGAGTAAATTAATGGTTGAAAAATTATTAAAATGGTATGATTACGCATATGGAATAAAATACACAGCTCTTAGATATTTTAATGTAGCGGGAGCTTATCCAACAGGAGAAATTGGAGAGGATCATAGTCCAGAAACTCATCTTATTCCAATAATATTACAAGTAGCATTAGGAAAGAGAGAAAAAATAGGTATATATGGAGACGATTATCCAACAGAAGATGGAACATGTATAAGAGATTATGTTCATGTAATGGATCTAGTAGATGCACATATACTAGCTTTAGATAGATTAAAAAATGGTGGAGAAAGTACAGTTTATAATTTAGGTAATGGAGAGGGATTCTCAGTTAAGCAAGTTATAGATGTAGCAAGAAAAGTAACAAAGCATCCAATACCAGCAGAGGTATCTCCAAGAAGAGCAGGAGATCCAGCAAAGTTAGTTGCTAGCTCAGAGAAAGCAATGAAAGAGTTAAAATGGAAACCTAAGTATGCATCGTTAGATTCAATAATAGAAACAGCTTGGAAGTGGCATAAAGAAAATCCTGAGGGATATAACGACTAA
- the mnmA gene encoding tRNA 2-thiouridine(34) synthase MnmA, which produces MNKKRIVLGLSGGVDSSTSACMLKENGFEVIGVTLVVSNEQRESQDLKDAISLGKELNIEHIVLDIVDEFNEKIVKYFIDEYSKGMTPSPCVVCDEIIKIKKLIEIANLKEAYYIATGHYCEISKENRFKRNLFKKPKDVRKDQGYMLYRIEPEIIERMIFPLAKYEKTIVREKAKEYGVKVFDKKDSQGICFAKEGYLEFLKKMLGDKIKPGNYLDKTGKILGQHQGYQLYTIGQRRGLGVLFSKIYFIVDILPETNEIILGDYSELYKKRVELENFKTHISFDELKSMRVLAKPRFSSQGFYGKVIKENEKIYFEYENENPQNAKGQHLVIYSDDLVVGGGKIIF; this is translated from the coding sequence ATGAATAAGAAAAGAATAGTTTTAGGACTGAGTGGTGGAGTAGATTCATCAACTTCAGCATGTATGTTAAAAGAGAATGGTTTTGAAGTAATAGGAGTTACTTTAGTAGTTAGCAATGAGCAAAGAGAGTCTCAAGATTTAAAAGATGCAATATCTCTTGGAAAAGAGTTGAATATAGAGCATATAGTTTTAGATATTGTAGATGAGTTTAATGAAAAAATTGTAAAGTATTTTATAGATGAATATTCAAAAGGGATGACACCATCACCTTGCGTAGTTTGTGATGAGATAATAAAAATAAAAAAATTAATAGAGATTGCTAATTTAAAAGAGGCGTATTATATAGCAACGGGTCACTATTGTGAGATAAGTAAAGAAAATAGATTTAAAAGAAATCTGTTTAAAAAACCAAAGGATGTAAGAAAAGATCAAGGTTATATGTTGTATAGAATAGAGCCGGAAATAATAGAAAGAATGATATTTCCTTTAGCTAAATATGAAAAAACTATTGTCAGAGAAAAAGCTAAAGAATATGGAGTAAAAGTTTTTGATAAGAAAGATAGTCAAGGTATATGTTTTGCAAAAGAGGGATATCTAGAGTTTTTAAAAAAAATGTTAGGTGACAAGATTAAGCCTGGAAACTATTTAGATAAAACTGGAAAGATTTTAGGTCAACACCAAGGATATCAGTTATATACAATCGGCCAAAGAAGAGGACTAGGAGTCTTATTTTCTAAAATATATTTTATTGTCGATATTTTACCAGAAACAAATGAAATAATTTTAGGTGATTATTCAGAGTTATATAAAAAAAGAGTAGAATTAGAAAACTTTAAAACCCATATTTCTTTTGATGAATTAAAATCAATGAGGGTTTTAGCAAAGCCAAGGTTTTCAAGCCAAGGTTTTTATGGTAAAGTAATTAAAGAAAACGAAAAAATATATTTTGAATATGAAAATGAAAATCCACAAAATGCAAAAGGACAGCATTTAGTAATATATAGTGATGACTTAGTAGTAGGTGGAGGAAAAATAATATTTTAA
- a CDS encoding biotin--[acetyl-CoA-carboxylase] ligase — protein sequence MRIYKFDEIDSTNKFLREKEDVIEGDLAIAKVQTLGRGRRGNKWVSTEGAALFSFVLKHDIEIPEEEYMKLSILIGYSLLYSLKKIENLDYKFKWTNDLYLDEKKISGILVEKIRDNYIIGIGLNINNLNLEEAKSIAISLREKTGKTYDLEKVIATVVEDFYNNFQEFKKGKWKEILEKINKVNYLYGKRINIVTFDKEESGIAGDILEDGMLEVFIGDEIKKYNIGSIHISKK from the coding sequence ATGAGAATATATAAATTTGATGAGATAGATTCTACAAATAAGTTTTTAAGAGAAAAGGAAGATGTAATAGAAGGAGATTTAGCAATAGCAAAAGTTCAAACATTGGGAAGAGGAAGAAGAGGAAATAAGTGGGTTTCTACAGAAGGAGCCGCATTGTTTTCATTTGTGTTAAAACATGATATAGAAATACCGGAAGAGGAGTATATGAAATTATCTATTTTAATAGGATACTCTCTTTTATATTCATTAAAAAAAATAGAAAATTTAGATTATAAGTTTAAATGGACGAATGATTTATATTTAGATGAAAAAAAAATAAGTGGAATTTTAGTAGAGAAAATAAGAGATAACTATATTATTGGAATAGGTTTAAATATAAATAATTTAAATTTAGAAGAAGCTAAAAGTATTGCAATATCATTGAGAGAAAAAACAGGTAAAACATATGATTTAGAGAAAGTTATAGCTACTGTTGTTGAAGATTTTTATAATAATTTTCAAGAGTTTAAAAAAGGAAAATGGAAAGAGATATTAGAAAAAATTAATAAAGTTAACTATCTATATGGTAAGAGAATAAATATTGTTACATTTGATAAAGAAGAAAGTGGAATAGCAGGAGATATTTTAGAAGATGGAATGTTAGAAGTATTTATAGGAGACGAAATAAAAAAATATAATATTGGATCAATTCACATATCAAAAAAATAG